One genomic segment of Pseudomonadota bacterium includes these proteins:
- a CDS encoding fibronectin type III domain-containing protein, which produces MTSYQAWNWRWLAAAFLIFGSRAAWAAFDETPPSTPPNFTATTASGTQINLAWGTSTDNRGVTGYTITRCQSSTCTTILTTPPSQHSLNNINLTPGTTYTYGIVAFDLAGNQSEGATASATTQDSLAPSQTTNLIAVASSGTQIDLTWTAATDNVGVTGYSIEYCGGTGCSGFSPLGNAAGTSYSAIGLSQGTSYSFRVRAYDAFPNYGAYSNSATAVTPDTSAPSQPTGLSAVVASGTQINLSWAASTDNIGVAGYDVEYCAGSGCSNFTALGGAGSASYSATGLSQATAYSFRVRAYDARPNYSNYSNTASATTQDNAAPTVPTGLSATAASSTQINLNWNAATDNVGVVAYHIERCQGAGCTNFAEMSSTSITSWSDTGLLDATAYRYQIRARDAVPNYSAYSAVAAASTPDGTAPSAPTGFSAPTVSGTQINLSWVASTDNVGVTGYSVERCAGVSCTNFLEVGTPATASYSSTGLTNGTTYRFRMRARDAVPNWSTYSSIVEVATTDTQAPSQPGSLAATVASSTQINLTWTTSTDNVGVIAYSVERCQGAGCTSFVEVGTPVSASFNSTGLIPGTTYRFQVRARDAVPLYSSYSAVVSAVTATDSQAPTVPTGVTASAISPTQINVGWTASTDNVAVTGYVIERCQGTGCASFSQAGTSTTTSFNNTGLTPNTIYRYQIKARDAVPNVSLASAVVAATTPADTQAPSQPTGLTVTSTSTTQVGLSWTASNDNVAVTGYEVQRCQGAGCSPSVAIATPTSTAYNDTGRAPNTVYRYQVRARDGVPNWSAVSSVVTATTPADTQVPSTPANLRSTMTSGTQANLAWDASSDNVGVTGYKVERCQGTGCSPSTQIATPTATTFNDTLLTQYTTYRYQVRANDAAGLNSNYSSIFTITTLDTQAPTQPGNLTLSVNLGQISLSWSASTDNAGVTAYLVERCNTASCTYTQVASVTSLSFADSTVGSATNYSYRVRARDAQGNFSTYSTVGSALSADCD; this is translated from the coding sequence GTGACTAGTTACCAAGCGTGGAATTGGCGCTGGCTCGCGGCTGCCTTTCTGATTTTCGGTAGCCGGGCGGCATGGGCAGCCTTTGACGAGACGCCACCCAGTACTCCCCCCAATTTCACGGCCACAACTGCTTCGGGCACCCAGATCAATCTCGCCTGGGGCACGTCAACCGACAACCGTGGAGTCACTGGATACACGATTACACGTTGTCAAAGCAGCACCTGCACGACCATTCTCACCACGCCTCCCAGCCAACACAGTCTGAACAACATAAACCTGACTCCCGGTACGACCTATACGTACGGGATCGTTGCTTTTGACCTGGCAGGCAACCAAAGCGAAGGCGCCACGGCGAGCGCCACAACTCAGGACTCCCTTGCGCCCTCGCAGACCACCAACCTGATCGCGGTTGCATCATCCGGTACGCAAATCGATCTGACCTGGACCGCCGCGACGGACAACGTGGGTGTCACTGGCTATTCCATCGAATACTGCGGGGGCACGGGTTGCTCCGGCTTCTCACCACTGGGAAATGCGGCTGGGACCAGCTACAGCGCAATCGGACTGTCACAGGGCACGTCGTATTCGTTCCGCGTCCGCGCATACGATGCATTCCCAAACTACGGGGCGTACTCGAACTCGGCCACGGCGGTAACCCCGGATACCTCGGCACCGAGCCAGCCGACAGGGCTCAGCGCGGTAGTGGCCTCCGGTACGCAGATCAATCTCAGCTGGGCCGCATCGACCGACAACATAGGAGTCGCCGGCTACGACGTCGAGTATTGCGCCGGGTCCGGCTGCTCGAATTTCACGGCGCTGGGAGGCGCTGGAAGCGCGAGTTACAGCGCGACGGGGCTCTCGCAGGCGACTGCGTATTCGTTCCGTGTTCGCGCGTACGATGCGCGGCCTAACTACAGCAACTATTCAAACACCGCGTCGGCGACCACGCAGGATAATGCCGCGCCGACTGTACCGACCGGCCTGTCCGCGACTGCGGCCTCGTCCACCCAGATCAACCTCAACTGGAACGCGGCCACCGACAATGTGGGCGTCGTGGCCTATCACATCGAACGCTGCCAGGGCGCGGGTTGCACGAATTTTGCCGAAATGTCTTCCACTTCCATTACTAGCTGGAGCGATACCGGACTGCTTGACGCGACCGCCTATCGTTATCAGATCCGCGCCCGCGACGCGGTCCCCAACTACAGCGCCTATTCGGCGGTCGCCGCCGCGAGTACCCCGGATGGCACGGCGCCGTCGGCGCCCACTGGTTTCAGCGCTCCGACGGTCTCCGGCACACAGATCAACCTGAGTTGGGTCGCATCGACGGACAACGTCGGCGTCACTGGCTACTCGGTCGAACGCTGCGCGGGCGTGTCATGCACGAACTTCCTCGAGGTCGGGACTCCGGCAACCGCCAGTTACTCCAGCACAGGTCTGACGAACGGTACGACCTACCGCTTCCGGATGCGCGCGCGCGACGCCGTGCCGAACTGGAGCACCTATTCCTCGATAGTCGAGGTGGCGACCACCGACACTCAGGCGCCAAGCCAGCCTGGCAGTCTGGCCGCAACCGTGGCTTCGTCCACGCAGATCAATCTCACTTGGACAACATCGACTGACAACGTAGGTGTGATTGCCTATTCCGTGGAGCGCTGCCAGGGAGCCGGCTGCACCAGCTTTGTCGAAGTGGGCACACCAGTTAGCGCGTCTTTCAATAGTACGGGCCTTATACCTGGAACGACATATAGATTTCAGGTGCGTGCGCGTGACGCTGTGCCGCTGTACAGCAGCTACTCTGCCGTCGTGAGTGCCGTGACGGCAACGGACTCGCAAGCACCCACGGTTCCGACCGGCGTGACGGCCTCCGCGATCTCACCGACCCAAATCAATGTGGGTTGGACTGCGTCCACGGACAATGTGGCGGTCACGGGATACGTGATCGAGCGTTGCCAGGGAACGGGTTGCGCATCATTCAGCCAGGCCGGAACCTCGACGACGACCAGCTTCAACAATACGGGGCTGACTCCCAACACTATCTACCGATACCAGATCAAAGCACGCGACGCAGTGCCGAATGTCAGCCTTGCTTCGGCGGTCGTTGCGGCAACGACGCCCGCGGATACGCAGGCGCCGTCACAGCCAACCGGCCTTACCGTGACCTCCACCTCGACAACCCAGGTCGGCCTAAGCTGGACGGCCTCGAACGACAACGTCGCGGTTACCGGCTACGAGGTGCAGCGATGTCAGGGAGCGGGCTGCTCCCCTTCAGTGGCGATCGCGACACCAACAAGCACTGCCTATAACGACACGGGCCGCGCGCCAAATACTGTGTATCGATACCAGGTGCGTGCAAGGGACGGCGTGCCCAACTGGAGCGCGGTGTCTTCGGTAGTCACTGCCACCACGCCTGCCGATACACAGGTGCCCAGTACACCCGCAAACCTGCGCTCGACGATGACCTCAGGCACCCAGGCCAATCTCGCGTGGGATGCATCGTCCGACAACGTGGGCGTTACGGGATACAAGGTGGAACGTTGCCAGGGTACTGGATGTTCGCCTTCAACGCAGATCGCCACCCCCACGGCAACTACGTTCAACGATACCTTGCTGACCCAGTACACCACCTACCGCTACCAGGTGCGGGCGAACGACGCAGCGGGCTTGAACAGTAATTACTCGTCGATCTTCACCATCACGACGCTGGATACGCAGGCGCCGACCCAGCCCGGAAATCTCACGCTGTCCGTCAACCTCGGACAAATCTCATTGAGCTGGAGCGCGTCAACGGACAACGCTGGCGTCACCGCCTATCTCGTCGAACGTTGCAACACGGCCAGCTGCACATACACGCAGGTAGCCAGCGTCACCTCGTTGTCATTTGCGGACTCGACGGTAGGCTCCGCAACTAACTACAGCTACAGGGTGCGGGCGCGCGACGCGCAGGGAAACTTCAGCACCTATTCGACCGTGGGCTCGGCGCTCAGCGCCGACTGCGACTAA
- a CDS encoding SpvB/TcaC N-terminal domain-containing protein encodes MKTYLHRALLILTLIAGLPGVSTAAVGRTEGSFAVSPTGSFTYQIPLWTPPGAGGIQPKLTLTYDSQRGTGITGPGWALNGLSAITRCNRTVAQDGFVGQVLLGYSDILCLDGKHLRVDISSGYYGQPGTKYDTELAEFSKITLVSTTNTDPDYFTAKTKDGLTYEFGNTPDSRVKPSASSLFHYMWLVNKVTDRAGNSYKVTYGLGAAGTSNTAVPISIEYSPTSAGASTYLYSVTFDYAAKAAEFPNTTDPGTRSYVAGNLIVNTNLLKAVKVSHSGSLVKRYALGYELAPTTLRPRISTITECASADATNCLAATTLGYQNGAAGMTTTAIPAASGSTYLGSPDFDGDGRSDVMYVESGTVKVARGTSSGGFLPAISLGAIGNGLVGYADLSNKGFDDVVIKQGSSFVAYSWIGGAVTTVSLTVAPPGSPNKYGLVDVNGDGRGDFMAIIKAYNASTRLYTLTAHTYLNSSQAKNSISFGTVKTYSTTVSCPTSPATPCDADILTGTEFGPGPRLDFDGDGVSNVVMRMLLPTAAIGASIGYVRFLAFNGTTFADIGGLSGQQGAAVLPQIAGFALVNDDSCTDVLMRSPASVITSACGGVAGEAISVSGTPLASIDWNSDSRTDVLIQYGSNFGALVSTEAGFGAVVDTGVPISPSAAANAFALDFDGDGLMDLGTWSSSGISVYRHALPSTPPDLVTSITDGFGVNVSPTYGSILNGNYTIGTTAVSPEQDFARALYVVTSLTSTSGATDGSPGTYTQNFWYYEGRENLDGRGFEGFKRVRITDTRNQLIRNIYRATDFPYTGMVTTDELLQGDGTPITRTENLYGDILVDPANNNWRHFVYLDSSVTEVFEAEPAVSGSTVNGVSFRKTTVDPTVYDAYGNATTIVTSVQDTFPGSPLFGALWTTTVTHTVTPNVVNWCLNLPTQTSVTKTAPGSAATTRTTSFTPDYVNCRINAETVEPGDPRWQVATGYGYDGFGNVNQIAVTPVSGQNQTARTAYVGWGATGRKPESVTNAMNQVSYTGWDYRFGTRNSVTDPNGLTTSWTYDTFGRLLREDRPDQTHTEYALSACGAGNECFTAAKTKVDVKLFPVGAGASPMRIDTQELDIFDRPIRTLQPLLGSVISEVTNSFDQYGRLSARSIPHSKDAASHNVSYLYDLLGRTSQVRRPVNQATPGTLVGTSIAYKGPTTITTDSLGHTSKLRRNPLGLIVQSFDALDHDTDYEYDAFGNTTKVRDYRDTDTVLTYNVRGMKMSSNDPDMGSWTYDYYPLGELRRQTDAKGQITDFEYDALSRLKKRLELEAHSVFTYGVTQASHDVGQLAKVEQLTPGGSLLYSETYGYDAKGRLSSQQIQSDATYQYDYGYDALTGLQSSVSYPSVPGYRLSLQYVYQNAMLQEVKDSTTNTAYWHINAVNPLGQVTQELLGNGVITNRTIDAVTGRASNVTSGLNGGTALRNENYLYDDAGNVTQRQKYSSSLVTLSENFHYDALQRLTSSDLGGVGNLTTTYDDIGNVTSRSDIANGATWEYADPAHKHAVTKAGTNTYSYDANGNAVTRSGKTISWTSYNYPTAINGPNKKLTFSYGPDRGRFKQVYENGGVIETTVYIGAALEKVSLSGVNDYRHYIRANGATIAVVSRTGGTTTTRYLLNDHLGSIASILDSSGAQIVRESFEAFGARRDAEEWDPGCACSTLAQMASITRHGFTGHEMIGGYSMGLIHMNGRVMDSVTGRFLSADPLVQFPFNGQSLNRYSYVLNNPLSATDPSGFAGEYGDYRSGWNEREYDSGFSISFGWAWPTTCVYCNRYVWKQPRFARQNLLPMSRATPAAAEGPAVIAEEGPKKAWDELGFFGKWAMLRNRITEDIYASKTDEQLAEQITYAEQRRNDIAISREIGVGPSPGLLRAVQGLGRGAPALTRAAEATAARGAELVVGSGARQGVVTVARDTLAGTPNVMGRVQSLPFRSGSMSSVSLEGLPFTELGPQAFREAARVLGAGGRLTGSTGPAANLAAIRSGLEQAGFRDIKVGYDLGDAAGNYRVIFSGTGP; translated from the coding sequence ATGAAAACTTATCTCCATCGCGCACTGCTGATCCTGACGCTGATCGCGGGTCTGCCGGGCGTCTCCACCGCAGCGGTGGGCCGAACCGAAGGTTCATTCGCCGTATCTCCAACGGGTTCTTTCACGTACCAGATTCCGCTGTGGACGCCGCCAGGAGCGGGAGGCATTCAGCCGAAACTCACGCTGACCTACGATAGTCAGCGCGGAACCGGCATCACCGGTCCCGGTTGGGCGCTCAACGGGCTGTCCGCCATCACGCGCTGCAATCGTACCGTGGCGCAAGATGGATTCGTGGGCCAGGTGCTACTGGGCTATTCGGACATCCTCTGCCTGGATGGCAAGCACCTGCGCGTGGACATTTCCAGCGGCTACTACGGTCAACCGGGGACGAAATACGACACTGAGCTCGCCGAATTTTCGAAAATTACTCTGGTCAGCACGACCAACACCGATCCCGATTATTTCACTGCGAAGACCAAGGACGGCTTGACCTACGAGTTCGGCAATACGCCGGACTCGCGAGTGAAGCCATCGGCTTCATCTTTGTTTCACTACATGTGGCTGGTGAACAAGGTTACTGATCGTGCGGGCAACAGTTACAAGGTGACCTACGGGCTCGGGGCTGCGGGCACATCGAATACCGCCGTGCCGATCAGCATCGAGTATTCGCCGACTTCGGCGGGCGCTTCCACCTATCTCTACTCAGTGACATTCGACTACGCCGCAAAGGCCGCAGAATTTCCCAATACGACCGATCCCGGCACGCGCAGCTACGTGGCGGGCAATCTCATCGTCAACACGAACCTGCTCAAAGCGGTGAAGGTGTCGCACTCCGGATCCCTCGTCAAACGATATGCGCTCGGGTACGAGCTGGCGCCAACCACATTGAGGCCGCGCATTTCGACCATCACGGAATGCGCCAGCGCTGATGCGACGAATTGCCTGGCGGCCACGACCCTCGGGTATCAGAACGGCGCGGCTGGCATGACAACCACCGCCATTCCGGCGGCGTCCGGCTCGACCTATTTAGGTTCGCCAGACTTCGACGGTGACGGGCGCAGCGACGTGATGTACGTCGAGAGCGGTACGGTGAAGGTCGCGCGAGGAACTTCGTCCGGTGGATTCCTTCCTGCGATCTCCTTGGGTGCCATCGGCAATGGCCTGGTGGGTTATGCCGACCTGTCGAACAAGGGTTTCGACGACGTCGTGATCAAGCAAGGTTCGAGCTTCGTCGCCTATTCCTGGATCGGCGGGGCAGTCACGACCGTCTCATTGACGGTAGCGCCGCCAGGCTCGCCTAATAAGTACGGCCTGGTCGACGTCAATGGCGACGGTCGCGGCGATTTCATGGCGATCATCAAGGCATACAACGCCTCGACGCGGCTTTACACGCTGACGGCGCATACCTACCTGAATTCGAGCCAGGCGAAGAACTCCATCAGCTTCGGCACGGTGAAGACATATTCGACGACCGTGAGCTGTCCGACATCTCCCGCCACGCCCTGCGATGCCGACATTTTGACGGGCACTGAATTCGGACCCGGTCCGCGTCTCGACTTCGACGGCGATGGCGTCAGCAACGTCGTCATGCGAATGCTTCTTCCCACCGCGGCCATCGGCGCGTCGATCGGCTACGTTCGATTCCTGGCATTCAACGGCACGACATTCGCGGACATCGGGGGACTCTCGGGTCAGCAGGGCGCCGCCGTGCTGCCGCAGATCGCTGGCTTCGCGCTCGTGAACGATGATAGTTGTACGGACGTGCTGATGCGGTCGCCTGCTAGCGTGATCACTTCTGCCTGCGGCGGAGTGGCCGGAGAAGCCATCAGTGTCTCCGGGACGCCGCTCGCATCGATTGACTGGAACAGCGATTCACGCACCGACGTCTTGATCCAGTACGGCTCGAATTTTGGTGCGCTGGTGTCGACGGAAGCGGGGTTTGGCGCCGTCGTAGATACCGGCGTCCCCATCAGCCCGAGTGCCGCAGCCAACGCGTTCGCGCTCGACTTCGATGGCGATGGATTAATGGACTTGGGCACCTGGAGCAGCTCCGGCATCTCCGTCTATCGCCATGCATTGCCGAGCACACCGCCTGATCTCGTCACATCGATTACCGATGGCTTTGGTGTAAACGTCAGTCCGACCTACGGCTCGATTCTCAACGGCAACTACACCATCGGCACGACGGCCGTGTCGCCGGAGCAGGACTTCGCCCGGGCGCTTTATGTCGTCACGTCGCTGACTTCCACGAGCGGCGCGACCGACGGGTCGCCGGGCACGTATACGCAGAACTTTTGGTACTACGAGGGCCGCGAGAATCTCGACGGGCGTGGCTTCGAAGGTTTCAAACGGGTCCGAATCACGGACACGCGCAATCAGCTGATCAGGAACATCTACCGGGCGACGGACTTTCCATACACGGGGATGGTTACCACGGATGAGCTTCTGCAGGGTGACGGAACGCCTATAACCCGTACCGAAAACCTGTACGGAGACATCTTGGTTGACCCAGCTAACAACAACTGGCGCCATTTCGTATACCTCGACTCCTCGGTCACCGAGGTCTTCGAGGCGGAGCCCGCCGTCAGTGGCAGCACAGTAAATGGTGTGTCGTTCCGAAAAACGACGGTTGATCCCACGGTCTACGATGCGTATGGGAATGCGACCACCATCGTCACGTCCGTTCAGGACACATTCCCGGGCTCACCGCTGTTTGGCGCTTTGTGGACGACCACCGTCACGCACACCGTGACGCCTAACGTGGTCAATTGGTGTCTGAATCTACCGACTCAAACATCCGTGACCAAGACTGCTCCCGGCAGTGCTGCGACGACACGGACCACCTCATTCACGCCCGACTACGTCAATTGCCGCATCAACGCCGAGACGGTCGAGCCTGGTGACCCTCGCTGGCAGGTGGCGACCGGTTATGGATACGACGGCTTCGGCAACGTAAATCAGATTGCCGTCACGCCCGTTTCGGGCCAGAACCAGACTGCGAGAACCGCCTATGTCGGCTGGGGTGCGACCGGTCGTAAACCCGAATCCGTCACCAATGCAATGAACCAGGTTTCGTACACCGGCTGGGACTATCGATTCGGCACACGCAACAGTGTGACGGATCCCAATGGACTGACCACGTCGTGGACGTACGATACGTTCGGGCGACTGCTTCGCGAGGACCGTCCGGACCAAACGCACACCGAATATGCATTGAGTGCCTGCGGCGCGGGCAACGAGTGTTTTACCGCGGCCAAAACGAAAGTCGACGTCAAGCTGTTTCCCGTCGGGGCCGGCGCGAGCCCAATGCGCATCGATACACAGGAACTCGATATCTTCGATCGCCCGATTCGCACCTTGCAGCCGCTGCTGGGGAGCGTCATCAGCGAGGTGACGAACTCTTTTGATCAATACGGCCGCCTCTCCGCCCGGAGCATTCCGCACTCCAAGGACGCGGCTTCGCACAACGTCAGCTATCTGTATGACCTGCTGGGGCGGACTTCGCAGGTTCGCCGGCCGGTCAACCAGGCAACTCCTGGAACACTCGTCGGTACTTCCATTGCCTACAAGGGGCCAACTACCATCACGACCGATTCGCTGGGACACACCAGCAAGTTACGGCGCAACCCGCTAGGGCTGATCGTGCAGTCTTTCGATGCGCTCGATCACGACACGGACTACGAATACGACGCCTTCGGCAATACCACCAAGGTTCGCGACTACCGCGACACCGATACCGTGCTCACCTACAACGTGCGCGGCATGAAGATGAGCTCGAACGATCCGGATATGGGTAGTTGGACATACGACTACTATCCGCTCGGCGAGCTGCGGCGTCAGACCGATGCAAAGGGCCAAATTACCGATTTTGAATACGACGCGCTGTCCAGACTCAAGAAACGCCTGGAGCTCGAGGCTCACAGTGTCTTCACTTACGGTGTAACTCAAGCCTCGCACGACGTCGGTCAGCTCGCCAAAGTCGAGCAACTCACTCCAGGCGGATCGCTGCTGTATTCCGAGACCTATGGCTATGACGCCAAGGGCCGTTTGAGCTCGCAGCAGATTCAGAGCGACGCCACCTATCAGTACGACTACGGCTACGACGCGCTCACTGGCCTGCAGAGTTCGGTGAGTTATCCCAGTGTTCCGGGGTATCGATTATCTCTGCAGTACGTTTATCAAAACGCGATGCTGCAGGAGGTCAAGGACTCCACCACCAATACCGCGTACTGGCACATCAACGCGGTGAACCCGCTGGGCCAGGTGACCCAGGAACTACTGGGCAACGGTGTGATCACCAATCGGACGATTGACGCGGTTACGGGGCGAGCGTCCAACGTCACCTCCGGACTCAACGGCGGAACCGCGCTCCGGAACGAGAATTATCTCTACGACGATGCGGGCAACGTGACGCAGCGACAGAAATACAGCAGTAGCCTCGTCACGCTATCCGAGAACTTTCACTACGATGCGCTCCAGCGGCTCACGTCCTCGGATTTGGGTGGCGTGGGCAACCTGACTACGACCTACGATGACATCGGCAACGTCACTTCCCGCAGCGATATCGCCAATGGTGCCACCTGGGAGTACGCCGATCCCGCCCACAAACACGCCGTCACCAAGGCCGGGACAAATACGTACTCGTACGACGCGAACGGCAACGCCGTCACACGAAGTGGCAAGACCATCAGCTGGACGAGTTACAACTACCCGACCGCCATCAACGGGCCTAACAAGAAACTCACTTTCAGTTATGGGCCTGATCGTGGACGTTTTAAGCAGGTCTACGAGAACGGCGGGGTCATCGAGACCACGGTCTACATCGGCGCGGCGCTCGAAAAGGTGTCGCTCAGCGGAGTTAACGACTACCGCCACTACATCCGGGCCAATGGGGCGACGATTGCGGTAGTGAGCCGCACGGGCGGAACCACGACCACGCGTTACCTGCTTAACGACCATCTTGGCAGCATCGCCAGCATTCTCGACAGCAGCGGAGCGCAGATCGTCAGGGAAAGCTTCGAAGCGTTCGGCGCACGGCGCGATGCCGAAGAGTGGGATCCCGGGTGTGCCTGCTCGACCCTGGCACAGATGGCATCGATCACTCGCCATGGGTTCACCGGTCACGAAATGATCGGCGGGTACTCTATGGGTCTCATTCACATGAATGGGCGCGTCATGGACTCTGTGACTGGGCGATTCTTGTCAGCCGACCCCCTTGTGCAGTTCCCGTTCAATGGTCAGTCGCTCAATCGGTATAGCTACGTCCTCAACAATCCGCTGTCGGCCACGGATCCGTCCGGCTTTGCTGGTGAATACGGAGACTACAGAAGCGGGTGGAACGAACGCGAGTACGACAGTGGCTTTTCGATTTCGTTTGGATGGGCTTGGCCAACAACGTGCGTGTACTGCAACCGATACGTCTGGAAGCAACCGCGTTTTGCACGGCAAAACCTGCTTCCGATGAGCAGGGCGACGCCGGCGGCCGCAGAGGGTCCGGCGGTTATTGCGGAAGAAGGTCCGAAAAAAGCTTGGGACGAGTTAGGGTTTTTTGGTAAGTGGGCGATGCTGCGAAATAGGATTACTGAGGACATCTACGCCTCGAAAACGGACGAGCAACTGGCCGAGCAGATAACTTATGCCGAACAGCGAAGAAACGACATTGCGATATCAAGGGAGATTGGCGTCGGCCCGTCGCCTGGATTGTTGCGCGCTGTCCAAGGCCTTGGTCGCGGCGCCCCAGCCCTTACTC